Proteins encoded by one window of Lathyrus oleraceus cultivar Zhongwan6 chromosome 1, CAAS_Psat_ZW6_1.0, whole genome shotgun sequence:
- the LOC127123594 gene encoding class I heat shock protein has product MSLISQLLGDETYDPFLSMINKCPILSTPTDWKETKDSHVFISDLPGLKKEDVKIEIDDGKVLQISGERSNNVDEDDEKTNNKWHHVERCRGKFRRRFKLPQNAKVDQVKANMENGVLVVTIPKEEGKKFETKVIQIEGN; this is encoded by the coding sequence ATGTCACTCATTTCACAACTTCTTGGTGATGAAACCTATGACCCTTTCTTATCTATGATAAACAAATGTCCTATCCTAAGCACCCCAACAGATTGGAAAGAAACCAAAGATTCACATGTTTTTATATCCGATCTACCAGGGTTAAAAAAAGAGGATGTGAAGATAGAAATTGATGATGGAAAAGTGCTTCAAATTAGTGGCGAAAGGAGCAATAATGtggatgaagatgatgagaagACTAATAACAAGTGGCATCATGTAGAACGTTGTCGTGGGAAATTTCGAAGAAGATTTAAGCTACCACAAAATGCTAAGGTGGATCAAGTTAAAGCTAATATGGAAAATGGTGTTTTAGTTGTAACTATTCCTAAGGAGGAAGGGAAGAAATTTGAAACTAAGGTGATTCAAATTGAGGgaaattga